The Doryrhamphus excisus isolate RoL2022-K1 chromosome 1, RoL_Dexc_1.0, whole genome shotgun sequence genome includes a window with the following:
- the slc30a2 gene encoding zinc transporter 2 → MDVKAASSEKSQLIHDKNHRTYCERVHSSFPDPAEQFPDFPFKNGGMSGAMELQRAVAVHCHRAKASPHEDGVDKLLAKKKLYIASAVCLVFMIGEVIGGYLAHSLAIMTDAAHLLTDFGSMMVSIFSLWISSRPPTKTMNFGWHRSEILGAFLSVMSIWMVTGVLVYLAIERIVRDDYEIEGHVMLVTSAFAVVVNIVMAYILHHSTTFHAHGRGYRHIDEDAAQSPASHGHAHTLLGAHGNTSVRAAFIHVVGDLLQSVGVMVAAIIIYFRPEYKVADPICTFLFSVFVLCTTITILRDVFRILMEGSPKGIEFNSVKEVLMSVKAVRSAHSLHLWALTLGQMLVSVHLAVDSDADTQSVLQEAGELLHTKFGFHSVTIQVERYSDDMRHCRLCQDPCD, encoded by the exons ATGGATGTAAAGGCTGCAAGTTCCGAGAAGTCTCAGCTGATCCACGACAAGAACCACAGGACGTACTGTGAGCGCGTGcacag CTCCTTTCCAGACCCTGCTGAGCAGTTCCCggacttcccctttaagaatggcgGCATGTCGGGGGCCATGGAGCTTCAACGCGCCGTGGCCGTCCACTGCCACCGCGCCAAGGCCTCGCCGCATGAGGACGGCGTGGACAAGCTCCTGGCCAAGAAGAAACTTTACATCGCCTCAGCCGTGTGCCTGGTCTTCATGATAGGAGAAGTCATAG GGGGCTACCTGGCCCACAGCCTGGCCATCATGACGGACGCGGCTCACCTGCTGACCGACTTTGGCAGCATGATGGTCAGCATCTTCTCCCTCTGGATCTCCTCCCGCCCGCCCACCAAGACCATGAACTTTGGCTGGCACAGATCAG AGATCCTGGGGGCCTTCCTGTCCGTCATGTCCATCTGGATGGTAACGGGGGTTCTGGTCTACCTGGCCATCGAGAGGATCGTGCGCGACGACTACGAGATCGAGGGTCACGTGATGCTGGTCACCTCCGCCTTTGCCGTGGTCGTCAACATCGT CATGGCGTACATCCTCCATCACTCCACCACCTTCCACGCTCACGGCCGCGGCTACCGGCACATCGACGAGGACGCCGCTCAGAGTCCCGCCTCTCATGGCCACGCCCACACGCTCCTGGGCGCCCACGGCAACACCAGCGTGCGCGCCGCCTTCATCCACGTGGTCGGTGACCTGCTGCAGAGCGTCGGCGTCATGGTGGCGGCCATCATCATCTACTTCCGG CCCGAGTACAAAGTGGCGGACCCCATCTGCACCTTCCTGTTTTCCGTCTTCGTCCTGtgcaccaccatcaccatcctCAGGGACGTCTTCCGCATCCTCATGGAAG GTTCACCGAAAGGAATCGAGTTCAATTCTGTCAAGGAGGTCCTGATGTCCGTGAAGGCCGTCAGGTCCGCTCACTCGCTGCACCTGTGGGCTCTCACGCTGGGCCAGATGCTGGTCTCCGTCCACCTCGCTGTCG ACTCGGACGCCGACACGCAGTCGGTCCTGCAGGAGGCCGGCGAGCTTCTCCACACCAAGTTTGGCTTCCACAGCGTCACCATCCAGGTGGAGCGCTACTCGGACGACATGAGGCACTGCCGCCTCTGCCAGGACCCCTGCGACTGA